One Halalkalicoccus sp. NIPERK01 DNA window includes the following coding sequences:
- a CDS encoding nuclease-related domain-containing protein, whose protein sequence is MTLCELCSAKGAESVSDHVALCNECLGTRRGEEIKFQQSLFQTLEKVDTKKTITQLKIHLVIHNYITNNPNINADSAGVPPGLLRHGINLLCSFENSSGKIAYQEVVDELFNVFSNYQDKDMNSLRADGMSDQKKIESDIELALRDRDLISGRFASGQQEKRVAKVSYREFDKELTEQNGFTIDEAIQFVISINQLFHKKENKIVNLFIRLANPADYPTHDELRFFKDDILRSAITPIVENISERYFDSLWIYDSKMYNEIKIPNHGKFSRFLNRMSTTFGNQEGIGITPEMENFNRPYRCPYDIGPLEKHLFVKTGNKYLWPDRQSTFLTLSSTFYYDIRKSNIDSGEFSDRWGKYVEELTFEYIRNLFNDKNIYQNVKYDNPDHPDNNDKAEADIVIKHNDRLLVIECKSRKLTAGTRSGYDSLEKIRSEVEDGIDGGYRQATRFIEGVKSGYINKISVDGKKIKIGDNYEDYIPIIIMGNHYGRITTRFLLELIKERNFSPYATDVYSLEAISKDASADEFLEYINVRRRLVNTQVEVWNDDELDCYWSYKKGILNHKLISILERAQFERPNELYLGKVDDVFTRTTLHPHFDLPSDILQAEISIGVNESRKIGWICFPLEGAQIRHHIFGIDPDLEYN, encoded by the coding sequence ATGACCCTCTGTGAATTATGTTCAGCGAAGGGCGCAGAGTCGGTTTCAGATCATGTGGCTCTTTGTAATGAATGCTTAGGAACTAGACGTGGGGAAGAAATCAAATTTCAACAATCGTTATTTCAAACGTTAGAAAAGGTAGATACCAAAAAAACAATCACCCAGCTCAAGATACATCTTGTAATACATAATTATATAACTAATAACCCAAATATCAACGCTGACTCGGCGGGAGTACCTCCAGGGCTACTTCGCCATGGAATTAACTTGTTATGTAGTTTTGAAAATAGTTCGGGGAAAATTGCCTATCAAGAAGTGGTTGACGAGTTGTTCAATGTGTTTTCGAATTACCAAGATAAAGATATGAACTCGTTGAGAGCTGATGGTATGAGTGATCAAAAAAAGATTGAATCAGATATTGAGCTAGCTCTCCGAGATCGCGATCTTATCTCCGGTCGTTTTGCTTCTGGGCAGCAAGAAAAAAGGGTGGCAAAAGTTTCATATAGGGAATTCGACAAAGAATTGACTGAACAAAATGGATTTACTATAGACGAAGCCATACAATTTGTCATTAGTATTAATCAGCTATTTCATAAGAAAGAAAATAAGATAGTCAATCTATTCATACGGCTCGCAAATCCGGCTGATTATCCTACTCACGATGAACTGAGATTTTTTAAAGATGATATTCTTAGATCAGCAATAACTCCTATTGTTGAAAATATATCTGAACGATATTTTGATTCTCTTTGGATATACGATAGTAAAATGTATAATGAAATAAAAATACCAAATCATGGTAAATTTTCGAGGTTCTTGAATCGAATGTCTACTACGTTTGGAAATCAAGAAGGAATCGGCATAACACCAGAAATGGAGAATTTCAACAGGCCATATCGATGTCCTTACGATATTGGCCCTTTAGAAAAACATTTGTTCGTTAAAACTGGCAACAAGTATCTGTGGCCGGATCGGCAATCAACATTTTTAACTTTATCATCTACATTTTATTACGATATTAGAAAATCGAATATAGATTCGGGCGAGTTTTCTGATAGATGGGGGAAGTATGTGGAGGAACTAACATTTGAATATATAAGGAATTTATTCAATGATAAGAATATATATCAAAACGTAAAATATGATAATCCAGATCATCCAGATAATAATGATAAAGCTGAAGCAGATATTGTTATTAAACATAATGATAGACTCCTTGTAATCGAATGCAAATCACGAAAACTTACGGCAGGGACTAGGTCTGGTTATGACTCTTTGGAAAAAATTCGTAGTGAAGTTGAGGACGGTATTGATGGAGGATACAGACAAGCAACCAGGTTTATTGAAGGAGTGAAGAGTGGATATATAAATAAAATATCTGTAGACGGTAAGAAAATAAAGATAGGAGATAACTATGAAGATTATATCCCAATTATCATAATGGGAAATCATTACGGAAGGATAACAACTAGATTCCTCTTAGAGCTGATCAAGGAACGAAATTTTTCTCCTTATGCAACTGATGTTTACTCTCTAGAGGCTATCTCGAAGGATGCGTCTGCTGATGAATTTCTTGAATACATTAATGTGAGACGAAGACTAGTTAACACACAGGTTGAAGTTTGGAATGATGATGAGCTGGACTGCTATTGGAGTTATAAAAAAGGAATATTGAATCATAAACTAATATCTATTTTAGAGAGAGCACAGTTTGAACGACCGAATGAGTTGTATCTCGGAAAGGTGGACGATGTCTTTACCCGAACTACCCTCCATCCTCATTTCGATCTTCCAAGTGATATTCTACAGGCTGAAATATCTATAGGTGTCAACGAAAGCCGGAAAATTGGATGGATATGTTTCCCGCTAGAGGGGGCGCAAATTCGTCACCATATTTTTGGAATAGACCCCGATTTAGAGTATAATTAA
- a CDS encoding 4a-hydroxytetrahydrobiopterin dehydratase, producing MAQQLADQACEACTSEDEPLSEAEYAEYLEELDDEVWEVVEDHHLEGTYEFEDFRDALEFTYEVGELAEEEFHHPDLHLSWGEVVVEMWTHKIDGLHKGDFVMAARMDRMYEEYAPE from the coding sequence ATGGCACAACAGTTGGCGGACCAGGCCTGTGAGGCGTGTACCTCCGAGGACGAACCGCTCTCCGAGGCGGAGTACGCGGAGTATCTAGAGGAACTCGACGACGAGGTCTGGGAGGTCGTGGAGGACCACCACCTCGAAGGGACCTACGAGTTCGAGGACTTCCGAGATGCGCTTGAGTTCACCTACGAGGTCGGCGAACTTGCGGAGGAGGAGTTCCACCACCCGGACCTACACCTCTCGTGGGGCGAGGTAGTAGTGGAGATGTGGACCCACAAGATCGACGGCCTGCACAAGGGCGACTTCGTGATGGCCGCGCGGATGGATAGGATGTACGAGGAGTACGCGCCGGAGTGA
- the mnhG gene encoding monovalent cation/H(+) antiporter subunit G: MLSTLQSVLITVLIAVGCFFLTVGTIGLLRFPNVYNRMHATSKPTTLGTAAIFFAGFVHFGPGGAGLASLVGVFFLFLTVPTGAHMIARAAQRMGVPFMEGVTWPGETDEDRES; this comes from the coding sequence ATGCTCAGCACGCTCCAATCCGTTCTGATCACCGTACTGATCGCCGTCGGGTGTTTCTTCCTGACGGTCGGGACCATCGGCCTGCTGCGCTTTCCGAACGTCTACAACCGAATGCACGCCACCAGCAAGCCCACGACGCTCGGCACCGCCGCGATCTTCTTCGCGGGGTTCGTCCACTTCGGCCCCGGCGGGGCCGGCCTCGCCTCGCTTGTCGGCGTCTTCTTCCTCTTCCTGACGGTGCCGACGGGCGCGCACATGATCGCCCGCGCCGCCCAGCGCATGGGCGTGCCGTTCATGGAGGGCGTGACCTGGCCCGGCGAGACCGACGAGGACCGCGAGAGCTGA
- a CDS encoding monovalent cation/H+ antiporter complex subunit F, which yields MVTEGVDPEFVVLAVRAGLVVVSALCILCAYRAIAGPTVPDRVVAIDTIVTNVVAIAVLFALQTGRSLFVTGALVLAIIGFITTVSVAKFVTEGDIIE from the coding sequence ATGGTCACTGAGGGGGTCGATCCCGAGTTCGTCGTCCTCGCGGTTCGCGCCGGACTGGTGGTCGTCAGCGCCCTGTGTATCCTGTGTGCGTACCGCGCGATCGCCGGGCCGACGGTCCCCGACCGTGTGGTCGCCATCGACACCATCGTCACCAACGTCGTCGCCATCGCGGTGCTGTTCGCGCTCCAGACCGGACGCAGCCTCTTCGTCACGGGCGCGCTCGTGCTCGCGATCATCGGCTTCATCACCACCGTCAGCGTCGCGAAGTTCGTCACCGAGGGGGACATCATCGAATAA
- a CDS encoding Na+/H+ antiporter subunit E translates to MRVRTWPVVGTGLGVLWVFVRDVEPTVDALFGQFLVGLAVGLPLAYLFRRFYDDRIDLRRLVHAVPYVLLYLLTFSREVIVANLDVAYRVLAPGTRIEPEVILIPLRVQGDFGVTTIANSITITPGTITQDYDAERNALYVHVIDGRDPEAVVAPIRTWEDYALLIFDEELDPGSPAPEIVVDGGERDGH, encoded by the coding sequence GTGAGGGTTCGGACGTGGCCCGTCGTCGGAACGGGATTGGGCGTGCTGTGGGTGTTCGTCCGCGACGTCGAACCGACCGTCGACGCCCTCTTCGGGCAGTTCCTCGTGGGGCTCGCGGTCGGACTGCCGCTCGCCTACCTCTTCCGGCGGTTCTACGACGACCGCATCGATCTCCGACGGCTCGTACACGCGGTCCCCTACGTCCTGTTGTACCTCCTGACGTTCTCGCGTGAGGTGATCGTCGCCAACCTCGACGTGGCCTACCGCGTGCTCGCGCCGGGCACGCGCATCGAACCCGAGGTGATCCTGATCCCCCTTCGCGTGCAGGGTGACTTCGGGGTAACGACCATCGCCAACAGCATCACCATCACGCCGGGGACGATCACCCAGGACTACGACGCGGAGCGAAACGCGCTGTACGTCCACGTGATCGACGGGCGCGACCCCGAGGCCGTGGTCGCGCCGATCCGGACGTGGGAGGACTACGCGCTGTTGATCTTCGACGAGGAACTCGACCCCGGGTCGCCGGCCCCCGAGATCGTCGTCGACGGGGGTGAGCGCGATGGTCACTGA
- a CDS encoding complex I subunit 5 family protein: MLVALLSIVATLGTRRRLGTQIALSVAGALAYAGTVLAIVWRVVFSPTASAATYQLGGWPAPFGITLVADALSAFMLSMVAVVGCAALVFSVGYMTPDEQRVFYHPLFHCLLLGVSGAFLTGDLFNLFVWFEVMLLSSYVFVAFYGRKKHTRAAFWYVVLNLVGSVVMLVAIGGLYSVTGTLNMADMARRLADPAAFGIGVEAVVGLSALLFAVFALKAGLVPFQFWVPSAYRAAPLPVTALLAGVTKKVGLYAIVRLYFTVFGATRLSVSIPGVGGDSLLAFYGAVLFALATASVLVGGLGALSAGELEGVFAYSSISQIGFISIPLAIGAASSTPAIHRLAVLAALVYALNHALAKGTLFLAAGTVRSAVGTSRLRDLGGIASRSPALAGVFFVAALALVGIPPLSGFFGKLLVFDVALRAEATFGLALLLGGTGLTIAYTTRVWNRAFWGTQTPAVSASSPNRLQLAVVVALAACIVAVGLGFDPIYRFADAAASAAIDRGAYVDAVGLTGGEGA, from the coding sequence ATGCTCGTGGCGCTCCTCAGCATCGTCGCCACCCTCGGGACCCGTCGACGGCTCGGCACGCAGATCGCCCTGAGCGTCGCGGGCGCGCTCGCGTACGCGGGGACGGTCCTCGCCATCGTCTGGCGGGTCGTCTTCTCGCCGACGGCGAGCGCCGCGACCTACCAACTGGGAGGCTGGCCCGCCCCCTTCGGGATCACGCTCGTCGCCGACGCCCTCTCGGCGTTCATGCTGAGCATGGTCGCGGTCGTGGGATGCGCGGCGCTCGTGTTCTCGGTGGGCTACATGACCCCGGACGAACAGCGAGTCTTCTACCATCCGCTGTTTCACTGCCTGCTCCTCGGCGTCAGCGGCGCCTTTCTCACGGGCGACCTGTTCAACCTCTTCGTCTGGTTCGAGGTGATGTTGCTGTCGAGCTACGTCTTCGTCGCCTTCTACGGCCGGAAAAAGCACACCCGCGCCGCGTTCTGGTACGTCGTGCTCAACCTGGTCGGCAGCGTCGTCATGCTGGTTGCGATCGGCGGGCTCTATTCGGTCACGGGCACGCTCAACATGGCCGACATGGCCCGCCGGCTCGCCGATCCCGCGGCCTTCGGCATCGGGGTCGAGGCCGTCGTGGGCCTTTCAGCACTACTCTTCGCGGTGTTCGCGCTCAAGGCCGGGCTGGTCCCGTTCCAGTTCTGGGTGCCCTCGGCGTATCGCGCCGCACCCCTCCCGGTGACGGCGCTGCTGGCGGGCGTCACCAAGAAGGTCGGCCTGTACGCGATCGTCCGGCTGTACTTCACCGTCTTCGGGGCGACCCGGCTCTCGGTGTCGATCCCCGGCGTGGGCGGCGACTCGCTGCTCGCGTTCTACGGGGCCGTGCTGTTCGCTCTGGCGACGGCGAGCGTCCTCGTCGGGGGACTGGGCGCGCTCTCGGCGGGCGAACTCGAGGGCGTGTTCGCCTACTCCTCGATCAGCCAGATCGGCTTCATCTCCATCCCGCTGGCGATCGGGGCCGCCTCCTCTACGCCGGCGATCCACCGCCTCGCGGTGCTGGCGGCGCTGGTGTACGCGCTCAACCACGCGCTGGCGAAGGGGACGCTCTTTCTGGCCGCCGGGACGGTCAGGAGCGCCGTCGGGACGAGCCGCCTCCGCGACCTCGGCGGGATCGCCTCGCGCTCGCCCGCGCTCGCGGGGGTCTTTTTCGTCGCGGCGCTCGCGCTCGTCGGAATCCCGCCGCTGTCGGGCTTCTTCGGCAAGTTGCTGGTGTTCGACGTCGCGCTGCGCGCGGAGGCGACGTTCGGACTGGCGCTGTTGCTCGGCGGGACGGGCCTGACCATCGCCTACACGACGCGGGTGTGGAACCGGGCGTTCTGGGGGACACAAACGCCGGCCGTCTCGGCGTCGAGCCCCAACCGCCTCCAACTGGCAGTCGTCGTGGCGCTGGCCGCCTGTATCGTCGCGGTCGGCCTCGGATTCGACCCGATCTACCGCTTCGCCGACGCCGCCGCGAGCGCGGCGATCGACCGGGGTGCGTACGTCGACGCCGTCGGCCTGACCGGGGGTGAGGGGGCGTGA
- a CDS encoding sodium:proton antiporter, whose translation MTAFVLASVLGILFAAGTFLLLRRDLLRVVWGVTILSQAANVYLVTIGGIVEPSADSVPVLAGHGEHAPHTTDPLVQALVLTAIVISFAMTAFALVLTYRVYQEHHTLDLTTLGGEP comes from the coding sequence ATGACCGCGTTCGTCCTCGCGTCGGTCCTGGGGATCCTCTTCGCCGCGGGCACCTTCCTCCTGTTGCGCCGTGACCTGTTGCGGGTCGTCTGGGGGGTGACGATCCTCAGTCAGGCCGCGAACGTCTATCTCGTGACGATCGGCGGCATCGTCGAGCCCTCGGCCGACAGCGTTCCCGTCCTCGCGGGCCACGGCGAGCACGCCCCCCACACGACCGACCCGCTCGTTCAGGCGCTCGTCCTGACGGCCATCGTCATCAGTTTCGCCATGACAGCCTTCGCACTCGTGTTGACCTACCGCGTCTACCAGGAGCACCACACGCTCGATCTCACGACCCTCGGAGGTGAGCCGTGA
- a CDS encoding MnhB domain-containing protein: MTTVIMRTTARVVVPIILIVSISLFLQGHNLPGGGFIGGVLATTAFALVYISYGLDFPRVLGHEIEPAERVFEDPIVVAYRRTFLLGLVIAIGGGLVPILFDLPFLSQTYVILHDVPIYGEIELASALVFDLGVFLVVVGGLLTVLSVVGAE; the protein is encoded by the coding sequence GTGACGACGGTCATCATGCGAACGACCGCGCGGGTGGTCGTTCCGATCATCCTGATCGTCTCGATCTCGCTGTTCCTCCAGGGCCACAACCTGCCCGGCGGCGGGTTCATCGGCGGCGTGCTCGCCACGACGGCGTTCGCGCTCGTCTACATCTCCTACGGGCTGGACTTCCCCCGCGTGCTCGGCCACGAGATCGAACCGGCCGAGCGCGTCTTCGAGGACCCCATCGTCGTCGCCTACCGCCGGACGTTCCTGCTGGGGCTGGTGATCGCGATCGGCGGCGGACTCGTTCCGATCCTCTTCGACCTGCCCTTCCTCTCGCAGACGTACGTGATCCTCCACGACGTCCCCATCTACGGCGAGATCGAACTCGCGAGCGCGCTCGTGTTCGACCTGGGCGTGTTCCTCGTGGTCGTCGGGGGCCTTCTCACCGTGTTGTCGGTGGTGGGAGCCGAATGA